A section of the Spirosoma pollinicola genome encodes:
- a CDS encoding type B 50S ribosomal protein L31, with translation MKKGIHPDYREVVFHDLSSDYKFLTRSTVQTKDTIEFEGQTYPLVKIEVSSQSHPFYTGKNVLLDTAGRVDKFRKRYGTKENATPTSTQQ, from the coding sequence ATGAAAAAGGGCATTCACCCGGATTACCGCGAAGTGGTATTCCACGACCTGTCGAGCGACTATAAATTTCTGACCCGCTCGACCGTTCAAACCAAAGACACTATCGAGTTTGAAGGCCAGACCTACCCGCTCGTAAAGATTGAAGTTAGCTCGCAGTCGCACCCATTCTATACGGGGAAAAACGTACTGCTCGATACGGCCGGTCGTGTGGACAAGTTCCGCAAGCGCTATGGCACCAAAGAAAACGCAACGCCAACATCGACCCAACAGTAG
- a CDS encoding type II toxin-antitoxin system VapC family toxin translates to MNIFLDTSSLFKLYFQENGSTELEQLFESQSIEQIYLSGLATIEFRSIVWRKVRMNEITAQNATLLLDAFDNDCSVYTLVLTDDSLLKLSRQLLDKYGQRGLRSLDAIQLASAISIKHDVQLFKTADDLLNTFFIVESLPVSIG, encoded by the coding sequence ATGAACATTTTTCTGGACACGTCCTCCTTATTTAAGTTGTATTTTCAAGAAAATGGCTCAACTGAATTAGAACAATTGTTTGAATCCCAATCCATTGAGCAGATTTATTTATCCGGATTGGCTACGATTGAATTTCGGTCCATTGTCTGGCGCAAAGTCCGAATGAACGAAATTACGGCTCAAAATGCGACTCTCCTGCTGGATGCTTTTGATAACGATTGCTCTGTCTATACGCTTGTCCTTACAGATGACTCTCTCCTTAAACTCTCCCGACAATTACTTGATAAATATGGGCAGCGTGGTCTCCGTAGTCTTGATGCCATTCAATTAGCCTCGGCGATTAGCATCAAACACGACGTTCAGCTTTTTAAGACAGCGGACGATTTATTGAATACATTCTTCATTGTCGAATCCCTGCCTGTATCCATCGGGTAA
- a CDS encoding trimeric intracellular cation channel family protein: MTVWYITDLVGTSVFAISGALSALSKKMYHDLFGLFFIGFLTAVGGGTLRDIIIGAHPIAWIRDPNYLIVILGSVMLAVLCRKWWLGRLQRPLLVFDTIGVGIYTILGMQKALALGVNDWASILLGIISALFGGVIRDTLVNDLPLIFSRQLYATPCLAGALLYQLGRSLPIDPTLTFIVSVSAITVFRLVAIRKNWALPQIQK, from the coding sequence ATGACAGTCTGGTATATAACGGATTTAGTCGGTACGAGCGTTTTTGCGATTTCGGGGGCTTTATCGGCGCTCAGCAAAAAGATGTACCACGACCTGTTTGGTCTTTTTTTTATTGGGTTTCTGACGGCTGTGGGCGGTGGTACCCTCCGTGACATCATTATCGGAGCACATCCCATTGCCTGGATACGCGACCCGAATTACCTGATCGTTATTCTTGGCAGCGTTATGCTGGCCGTTCTGTGTCGAAAGTGGTGGCTTGGACGATTGCAACGGCCATTACTTGTTTTTGACACGATTGGGGTGGGTATCTACACAATACTTGGTATGCAAAAGGCGCTTGCCCTGGGTGTTAATGATTGGGCATCTATCCTGTTGGGTATTATTTCTGCTTTGTTTGGAGGTGTTATTCGGGATACACTGGTCAATGACCTACCCTTAATCTTTAGTCGTCAATTATACGCTACTCCCTGTCTGGCGGGAGCCCTTCTTTATCAACTTGGGCGGTCATTACCCATCGACCCAACGCTAACATTCATCGTGTCGGTGAGCGCCATTACGGTGTTTCGGCTCGTCGCTATCCGTAAAAATTGGGCGTTGCCACAAATTCAAAAATGA
- a CDS encoding DUF1338 domain-containing protein, translating to MTTSTNKPTTTTVDAVMSGLMRRYSERVPDVHKVLDSMVKEGIIQSPGDVENDHIAFRTMGVPNLGIASFEKIFMHYGYERRDEFNFVGKKLTAYWYSPPGVDSPRVDSPRPDLPRIFVSELRVHELSEEAQRIIHKYTDTVKSDPVDSLNLDDAEAVDQFLHQPLWETPTLVDYQTLLAESEYAAWVIYNRYYLNHFTISVHNLKAGYNTIDAFVAFLEEQGLKLNSAGGTIKVSPDGDLRQASTVAQMIDAEFANGDIFRIAGSYVEFAERRILPPFRDLPADQITRQHRREGFETGNADKIFESTFTTQTGR from the coding sequence ATGACCACTTCAACAAATAAACCAACCACAACTACTGTCGACGCTGTGATGAGCGGCCTGATGCGCCGGTACAGCGAACGCGTTCCCGATGTACATAAAGTACTGGACTCTATGGTTAAGGAAGGGATTATCCAGTCTCCGGGCGACGTGGAGAATGATCACATTGCCTTCCGAACGATGGGTGTACCGAATCTGGGAATAGCCTCGTTCGAGAAAATTTTTATGCATTATGGCTACGAACGGCGCGACGAATTTAACTTCGTCGGCAAGAAATTAACGGCTTACTGGTACAGCCCGCCCGGCGTGGATTCGCCCCGCGTGGACTCGCCCCGGCCTGATCTTCCCCGCATTTTCGTTAGTGAACTGCGCGTGCATGAATTGTCGGAGGAAGCGCAACGAATTATTCACAAATACACCGACACTGTAAAAAGTGACCCCGTCGATTCGCTGAACCTGGACGATGCCGAAGCCGTTGACCAGTTCCTGCACCAGCCGCTTTGGGAAACGCCCACCCTGGTCGACTACCAAACATTACTGGCCGAAAGTGAATATGCGGCCTGGGTGATCTACAACCGCTATTACCTGAATCATTTTACCATCAGCGTGCATAATCTGAAAGCGGGTTATAACACCATCGATGCGTTCGTTGCCTTTCTTGAAGAACAGGGACTGAAACTCAATTCGGCGGGGGGCACTATTAAAGTAAGCCCGGATGGCGACCTGCGGCAAGCCTCTACCGTTGCCCAGATGATCGACGCCGAATTCGCAAATGGCGACATTTTCCGCATTGCGGGCTCCTACGTCGAATTTGCCGAACGGCGTATACTGCCGCCATTCAGGGACTTACCTGCTGACCAGATCACCCGCCAGCACCGACGCGAAGGGTTCGAAACCGGCAACGCCGACAAGATTTTTGAAAGTACGTTTACGACCCAAACGGGTAGATAG
- a CDS encoding sugar phosphate isomerase/epimerase family protein codes for MSLKSTFLLAGLLVCSLISLGQKPAPVGLQLYSFRNQFAKDVPGTLAKVKEMGFREAEIAGTYGLSLDDFRKLLDQNGIKAISTGASFEDLDNNVPKILTEARALGVKYVVCTWIPHGGDAFTIYDADRAIDVFNTAGRLLAQNGITLCYHNHGYEFQTYKDGTFFDYMAENLDPKSVSFEMDVFWVKAPGYDPVALLQKYHKRFLLMHLKDRKPGTPDSNNGHSDVESNVILGQGDVGIAAIMKQAKKSGVKHFFIEDESSRSMEQMAPSLAFLSGL; via the coding sequence ATGAGTTTAAAATCTACCTTTTTACTTGCCGGGCTGCTGGTCTGTAGCCTGATTTCGCTGGGACAGAAACCTGCGCCGGTAGGGCTGCAACTGTATAGTTTCCGCAACCAGTTTGCGAAGGATGTGCCGGGAACGCTGGCCAAAGTGAAAGAGATGGGCTTTCGGGAAGCAGAAATTGCCGGAACCTATGGCCTGAGTCTGGATGATTTTCGTAAACTTCTTGATCAGAACGGCATTAAAGCCATTAGCACAGGGGCAAGCTTTGAGGATTTGGATAATAACGTACCGAAAATCCTGACAGAAGCGAGAGCACTAGGCGTTAAGTATGTCGTGTGCACCTGGATTCCTCATGGAGGAGATGCGTTTACTATTTACGATGCCGACCGGGCCATCGACGTGTTCAACACGGCTGGGAGACTATTAGCCCAGAATGGCATTACGCTCTGTTACCATAATCATGGGTACGAATTTCAAACCTACAAAGACGGTACTTTTTTTGACTACATGGCAGAGAATCTTGACCCTAAATCGGTTAGTTTCGAGATGGATGTGTTTTGGGTGAAAGCGCCCGGTTATGACCCGGTTGCACTGTTGCAGAAATATCACAAACGGTTTCTGCTGATGCACCTGAAAGACCGTAAACCCGGCACGCCCGATAGCAACAACGGGCACTCCGACGTGGAGTCGAATGTAATTCTGGGGCAGGGCGATGTAGGTATTGCCGCGATTATGAAACAGGCTAAAAAGTCGGGTGTGAAACACTTCTTTATTGAAGATGAATCGTCGCGCTCGATGGAACAAATGGCTCCAAGCCTAGCCTTTTTATCGGGTTTGTAA
- a CDS encoding aminotransferase class I/II-fold pyridoxal phosphate-dependent enzyme: MSEIFHIDQLPNRTIAHNGQEYLFFSGTAYLGIPQHPTFHRLMTESMYRYGTVFGSSRNGNVRIGVYEEAEAKLAARTGAEAALTLSSGMMAGQVIINWLRSQTASFLYAPHAHPALWHAPTVTIPQLSFADWIDQLPDLVNALPPGPVAILTNSLDAVCSDYYNFEWVNNLPDNRPITLVVDDSHGLGVLNNGRGIWPQIPRNPSRAGGPICLLGTGSLAKGMGLPGGMVFGDADTIKTIRQTAFFGACSPMVPACLDAYLQADNLYAEGYERLQRNIQLAEELLLPTGLFQHAEGYPVFFTEHDELYADLLQHSILIYSFAYPTAAHRANTRIVISAFHELEDIKRVTDQILAICKAVS, encoded by the coding sequence ATGAGTGAGATTTTTCACATAGATCAACTGCCCAACCGAACGATAGCTCACAACGGTCAAGAGTATCTTTTTTTTAGTGGTACGGCTTATTTGGGCATACCCCAGCACCCAACTTTTCATCGGTTAATGACCGAGAGTATGTACCGCTACGGCACTGTTTTTGGCAGCTCCCGAAATGGTAATGTACGCATTGGCGTCTACGAAGAAGCCGAAGCGAAACTGGCCGCCCGAACGGGAGCCGAAGCCGCCCTGACGCTCTCGTCGGGGATGATGGCCGGGCAGGTGATCATAAACTGGCTGCGGAGTCAGACTGCCAGTTTCCTGTATGCTCCTCATGCCCATCCGGCACTTTGGCATGCACCCACGGTTACTATACCCCAACTGTCCTTTGCCGACTGGATAGACCAACTCCCCGATCTTGTAAACGCTCTGCCGCCCGGCCCGGTGGCTATTCTAACCAACTCACTCGATGCGGTTTGTTCAGACTATTACAATTTCGAGTGGGTCAACAACCTACCCGACAACCGGCCCATTACGCTGGTTGTCGATGATTCGCATGGGTTGGGTGTACTCAATAATGGACGTGGTATCTGGCCGCAGATTCCGCGAAATCCGAGCCGGGCTGGTGGGCCAATATGCCTGTTAGGGACCGGCTCGCTGGCCAAGGGAATGGGCCTGCCGGGAGGAATGGTTTTTGGCGATGCCGACACGATAAAAACGATACGTCAGACGGCCTTTTTTGGGGCTTGCTCGCCGATGGTCCCCGCCTGCCTGGACGCTTACTTACAGGCCGATAACTTGTATGCCGAAGGTTACGAGCGACTGCAACGGAACATACAACTGGCCGAAGAACTGTTGCTGCCCACCGGGCTTTTTCAACATGCTGAGGGCTACCCGGTTTTCTTCACAGAACACGATGAATTGTATGCAGACTTGCTACAGCACAGTATATTAATTTACTCATTTGCTTATCCAACCGCTGCCCACCGGGCCAATACTCGTATTGTGATTAGTGCTTTTCATGAGCTGGAGGATATTAAGCGAGTAACCGATCAGATCTTAGCCATTTGTAAAGCCGTTTCTTAA
- a CDS encoding dipeptide epimerase has protein sequence MQLLFHRVDLRLNHTFTIAHDSRDVQPTLIVELRDGQYSGFGEATATRYYGITIDGMVAALEAIRNRVETSSLTDPETFWADMQPFLAQNPFALCALDQAAWDLWAKRQHQPLYKLWNLNPANSPITDYTIGLDTPQRMVEKMQERPWPLYKIKLGRPDMDIRLVSSLREYSDAVFRVDANCGWTAADTIRKSEVLKQLGVEFIEQPLPADDWDGAKNVYERSALPIIADESCIVESDVDRCAGYFHGVNIKLTKCGGLTPARRMISRARELGLQVMVGCMTESSVGISAIAQLLPLLDYADLDGAMLIANDPATGVTFDYGKVVYATENGTGVNLLTSE, from the coding sequence ATGCAATTGCTCTTTCATCGGGTGGATCTGCGCCTGAATCACACCTTTACTATTGCGCATGATAGCCGCGACGTGCAGCCAACACTAATCGTGGAACTGCGCGATGGCCAGTACAGCGGGTTTGGCGAGGCCACGGCCACCCGCTATTATGGCATTACCATTGACGGCATGGTGGCCGCGCTCGAAGCGATTCGCAATCGTGTCGAAACGTCCTCCCTCACAGACCCGGAAACCTTCTGGGCCGATATGCAGCCTTTTCTGGCCCAAAACCCATTTGCCCTCTGTGCGCTCGATCAGGCGGCATGGGATTTATGGGCCAAACGGCAGCACCAACCGCTCTATAAACTCTGGAACCTGAACCCGGCCAATAGCCCGATTACAGATTATACGATTGGGCTCGACACGCCCCAACGGATGGTTGAGAAAATGCAGGAACGCCCCTGGCCGCTCTACAAAATAAAATTAGGGCGGCCCGATATGGATATAAGGCTCGTGAGCAGCCTTCGGGAATATTCCGATGCGGTGTTTCGGGTCGATGCCAACTGCGGCTGGACAGCCGCCGATACCATCCGGAAATCGGAGGTATTGAAGCAATTAGGTGTTGAATTTATTGAGCAGCCACTCCCCGCCGATGATTGGGATGGGGCAAAAAATGTCTATGAACGGAGTGCCTTGCCCATCATTGCCGATGAGAGTTGCATTGTTGAAAGCGATGTTGACCGGTGCGCAGGCTACTTTCACGGCGTTAATATCAAGCTTACCAAATGTGGAGGGCTGACACCCGCCCGGCGTATGATCAGTCGTGCGCGCGAACTGGGTTTACAGGTTATGGTTGGCTGCATGACCGAGTCGAGTGTGGGTATTTCGGCCATAGCGCAACTGCTTCCACTGCTCGATTATGCCGATCTGGATGGGGCGATGCTTATTGCCAACGACCCCGCCACGGGCGTTACATTTGACTATGGCAAAGTCGTTTACGCCACTGAAAATGGCACAGGGGTGAATTTATTGACAAGCGAATGA
- a CDS encoding response regulator transcription factor, producing the protein MPVSIAIADDHHLVAAALSDMIRKFEEYDVLLVAENGRDLLDQLALANQLPDIVLLDVSMPEMDGFETALCLRQLYPAIKVLALSMDDREEHIVKMIRNGARGYLLKGCRPTEFRRALDEIMIKGFYYSDFLTTQLIRNLNAPAENGHNLPFNLNSRELEFLKIACSELTYSEIAEKMFVSPRTVDGYREVVFQKMNVKTRVGMVLEAMRHGLVEL; encoded by the coding sequence ATGCCCGTATCAATAGCCATTGCTGATGATCACCATTTAGTAGCGGCAGCTTTGTCTGATATGATCCGCAAGTTTGAGGAGTATGATGTGTTGCTCGTGGCCGAAAATGGCCGCGATTTACTCGATCAACTGGCTCTTGCGAACCAACTTCCTGACATTGTTTTGCTGGACGTGAGCATGCCGGAAATGGACGGGTTTGAGACCGCTCTTTGCCTTCGGCAGTTATATCCGGCCATAAAAGTGCTGGCCCTGTCGATGGATGATCGCGAAGAGCACATAGTCAAGATGATACGAAATGGGGCCAGAGGGTACCTGCTTAAAGGGTGCCGCCCAACAGAATTTCGACGGGCGCTGGATGAGATCATGATCAAGGGTTTTTATTATTCCGATTTCCTGACAACACAGCTCATTCGGAACCTGAACGCTCCTGCCGAAAATGGCCATAATTTACCCTTTAACCTGAATAGTCGCGAACTTGAATTTTTGAAAATCGCGTGTAGTGAATTGACTTATAGTGAAATAGCCGAAAAAATGTTCGTTAGTCCGCGTACCGTAGATGGCTATCGCGAAGTTGTTTTCCAGAAAATGAACGTCAAAACGCGCGTAGGCATGGTGCTGGAAGCGATGCGACACGGTTTAGTGGAATTGTAA
- a CDS encoding sensor histidine kinase, which translates to MQNLTGEIELVSIATVFLLLITLAPIAFVLMHQRQYMRYLQDKEQMKNLYQRELLQSQIEIQNQTLQQVANDLHDNVGQLLTVVVMRLNALEDEVAEPTQQAAVLQTRDLVRTVIADVRTLSKTLDHDTVRRFGLLPSLTLELERIQRTGRIQAELSTLGEPYILGEQVEIVLLRMTQESLNNALKHAQAKNLHVLADFKSDSFILTISDDGRGFSVQKATARQLDEAGSGLTNLYRRATLLGGTCVITSQPGAGTRVDIRMPRSQ; encoded by the coding sequence ATGCAAAACCTTACCGGAGAGATAGAACTCGTTAGTATTGCTACGGTATTTTTGTTGCTCATCACGTTGGCACCCATTGCTTTCGTTTTGATGCATCAACGCCAGTATATGCGCTATCTGCAAGACAAAGAGCAGATGAAGAACCTCTACCAGCGCGAACTTCTCCAGTCACAGATCGAGATTCAGAATCAGACGCTTCAGCAGGTTGCCAATGACCTGCACGATAACGTTGGGCAACTGCTCACCGTAGTGGTTATGCGCCTGAACGCCCTTGAAGATGAGGTCGCTGAACCTACCCAGCAGGCGGCTGTTCTGCAAACCCGGGATCTGGTCCGAACGGTTATTGCTGACGTTCGTACACTATCCAAAACACTCGACCACGATACCGTTCGTCGGTTTGGTCTATTGCCCAGCCTAACACTCGAACTGGAGCGGATTCAACGAACTGGCCGGATACAGGCCGAATTAAGTACTCTAGGAGAACCCTATATACTGGGAGAACAGGTAGAAATCGTCCTGCTCCGAATGACGCAAGAGTCACTTAATAATGCCCTTAAACATGCTCAGGCCAAGAATTTACACGTTTTGGCCGACTTTAAATCCGATAGTTTTATCCTGACAATCAGCGATGATGGCCGGGGTTTTAGTGTTCAGAAAGCCACTGCCCGGCAACTTGATGAAGCAGGATCTGGCTTGACTAATCTCTACCGAAGGGCCACGCTGCTCGGGGGAACCTGTGTGATTACCAGCCAACCCGGAGCGGGCACCCGCGTTGACATCCGAATGCCTCGCAGCCAATAG
- the purQ gene encoding phosphoribosylformylglycinamidine synthase subunit PurQ: MKFGVVVFPGSNCDQDAVDALELMDQEVVKLWHKDHDLQGCDFIILPGGFSYGDYLRTGAVARFSPIMNEVIAHANRGGYLMGICNGFQILAEARLVPGVLLQNSSQKYVCKNIYLKPESTDALLTAGLDKPAYKIPIAHGDGRYFADADTLKALNDNNQVLFRYCDETGAATEAANANGSLENIAGVANKNKNVFGMMPHPERAADSALGNTDGRLILQQLLKTVLV; this comes from the coding sequence ATGAAATTTGGCGTTGTTGTATTTCCCGGCTCTAACTGCGATCAGGACGCAGTAGACGCCCTGGAACTGATGGACCAGGAGGTCGTAAAACTCTGGCATAAAGATCATGATCTGCAAGGCTGCGATTTTATTATCCTGCCCGGCGGCTTCTCCTACGGTGACTACCTGCGCACTGGTGCTGTAGCTCGCTTTTCGCCAATCATGAATGAGGTGATTGCCCATGCTAACCGGGGCGGCTACCTAATGGGTATTTGCAATGGTTTCCAGATTCTGGCCGAAGCACGTCTGGTTCCGGGGGTTCTGCTACAGAATAGTAGTCAGAAATATGTTTGTAAAAATATCTACCTGAAACCCGAATCGACCGACGCTTTGCTGACGGCTGGTTTAGATAAGCCAGCCTATAAAATCCCCATTGCTCATGGCGACGGGCGGTATTTTGCCGATGCTGATACGTTGAAAGCTTTGAACGACAATAACCAGGTATTGTTCCGCTACTGCGACGAGACTGGAGCTGCTACCGAAGCGGCCAACGCAAATGGTAGTCTGGAAAATATTGCGGGCGTAGCCAATAAAAACAAAAACGTTTTTGGTATGATGCCCCACCCCGAGCGGGCTGCCGACTCTGCTCTTGGCAATACCGACGGACGGTTAATTCTGCAACAACTTCTAAAAACGGTGTTGGTATAA
- a CDS encoding alkene reductase, producing MAQKLFSAATLGNLTLQNHIVMAPMTRNRATTDHAVTDIMSTYYAQRASAGLIITEGIAPSPNGNGYARVPGLYTPAQIAGWKNVTDAVHAKGGKIFAQLMHSGRVGHPVNMHEGGEVIAPSAIAAAGQIYTDTDGMLDHPTPRALSTQEVKDAIQEFVQSAKNAIEAGFDGVEIHGANGYLVEQFLRSTTNQRTDEYGGSAENNARFALEVAEQVAAAIGKEKTGIRLSPYGVFNDMPYSPDDDKIYHYVAEKLSDFVVYIHLVDHLSMGAPAVDPAIVDAIRDKYTGTLILSGGYDAERAEDALANEKADLVAFGRPFIANPDLVERMETGAELNQPDFSTFYTPGEKGYTDYPVLEEAKA from the coding sequence ATGGCACAAAAACTTTTCTCGGCGGCTACGCTGGGCAACTTAACACTTCAGAATCATATTGTCATGGCTCCCATGACCCGGAACCGGGCAACAACAGATCATGCTGTAACGGACATTATGAGTACGTATTATGCGCAACGAGCCTCGGCTGGCCTGATTATTACCGAAGGCATCGCGCCTTCGCCAAATGGTAATGGGTATGCTCGTGTACCAGGTCTGTATACACCCGCACAAATAGCCGGGTGGAAAAACGTTACGGATGCTGTTCATGCAAAAGGCGGGAAGATTTTTGCTCAGTTGATGCACAGTGGGCGTGTTGGCCATCCAGTCAACATGCATGAAGGTGGCGAGGTTATCGCTCCCTCTGCTATTGCTGCGGCTGGACAAATTTATACCGATACCGACGGGATGCTGGACCATCCAACTCCCCGGGCATTGTCGACCCAGGAGGTCAAAGATGCAATTCAGGAGTTTGTGCAGTCAGCAAAAAATGCGATTGAAGCCGGTTTTGATGGTGTAGAAATCCACGGTGCCAACGGGTATCTGGTTGAGCAGTTTTTACGGTCAACAACAAACCAGCGAACCGACGAGTATGGCGGTTCTGCCGAAAATAATGCCCGCTTTGCCCTGGAAGTTGCCGAACAGGTAGCAGCCGCTATTGGCAAAGAAAAAACCGGTATCCGGTTGTCGCCTTACGGCGTATTTAATGATATGCCTTACTCACCAGACGACGATAAGATCTACCATTACGTAGCTGAAAAGCTATCGGACTTCGTTGTCTATATTCACCTTGTCGATCATTTGTCGATGGGAGCCCCAGCGGTCGATCCGGCTATAGTAGACGCTATTCGGGATAAATACACCGGTACGCTTATTTTAAGCGGAGGCTATGATGCCGAGCGGGCAGAGGATGCGCTGGCGAATGAGAAAGCGGATCTGGTCGCTTTCGGGAGGCCGTTTATTGCCAACCCTGATCTTGTCGAACGTATGGAAACGGGTGCTGAGTTAAATCAGCCCGACTTCTCGACTTTCTATACACCCGGCGAGAAAGGCTATACCGATTATCCGGTGCTTGAAGAAGCGAAGGCCTAA
- a CDS encoding ArsR/SmtB family transcription factor, whose protein sequence is MDAKSCEKATGAIADKYRLSILLELAQRERMTSSDIQELTGLSQPCVSHHVRLLTESELVTADKEGRNIYLRLNKDTTRQLSLFLSKLT, encoded by the coding sequence ATGGACGCTAAATCATGTGAAAAGGCAACCGGCGCTATTGCCGATAAATACAGGCTCTCGATTTTACTGGAACTGGCTCAGCGGGAAAGGATGACCTCATCTGATATTCAGGAGTTGACGGGTTTGTCGCAACCCTGCGTGTCACATCATGTCCGTTTGTTAACGGAGAGTGAATTAGTGACTGCCGATAAAGAAGGCCGAAACATATATCTGCGCCTGAATAAAGACACAACCCGCCAATTATCGCTTTTCCTCTCGAAGCTGACGTAA
- a CDS encoding type 1 glutamine amidotransferase domain-containing protein, whose amino-acid sequence METQQRLQGKKVAILLTDGFEQVEMTEPRKALQDAGATTHLIAPNGGEVKGWDETEWGDSFPVDLPLAGADPNQYDALLLPGGVMNPDKLRTEPKAVQFVKHFFEAHKPVAAICHAPIMLIEADVVKGRKLTSYPSIKTDLINAGANWVDEEVVTDQGLVTSRKPDDIPAFNRKMIEEIREGKHQGQHA is encoded by the coding sequence ATGGAAACGCAGCAACGATTGCAGGGAAAGAAAGTAGCGATTCTGCTAACCGATGGATTTGAACAGGTCGAAATGACCGAACCACGCAAAGCACTACAGGACGCTGGTGCCACAACGCACCTCATCGCTCCGAATGGCGGTGAAGTAAAAGGATGGGACGAGACTGAGTGGGGCGACAGCTTCCCGGTTGATTTGCCCCTCGCCGGTGCCGACCCGAACCAGTACGATGCTCTGTTACTACCGGGTGGCGTCATGAATCCGGATAAACTCCGCACAGAACCTAAAGCGGTGCAGTTTGTGAAACATTTCTTTGAAGCCCATAAGCCGGTTGCGGCCATTTGCCACGCGCCAATTATGCTTATTGAGGCCGATGTAGTGAAAGGACGTAAATTAACTTCATACCCGTCTATCAAGACCGACCTTATCAATGCCGGTGCTAACTGGGTCGATGAAGAAGTGGTAACGGATCAGGGTCTGGTAACCAGTCGCAAGCCCGATGATATTCCCGCCTTCAATCGGAAGATGATTGAAGAAATCCGGGAGGGCAAGCACCAGGGCCAACACGCCTAA